A stretch of the uncultured Cohaesibacter sp. genome encodes the following:
- a CDS encoding Ig-like domain-containing protein — MADTNIPDKTTNSTISKQEVTRTQQAAQKAELEKSVSDYDTGDSLAARQDILNPNLHYGLLNETELELPQTVSGPAESGVSSLQSGSFNGGQSNDLASPSSPVAPSPLSQPSLSASDEIIADDTQSGPRSIDHSGDAQLQSTAALDTARTVSAPIETFAAPTQSSNTGAPTPTSVGTADKPNNPVEAIDQSQTTSENVSLDGMVTASDLDGDAISYSLDGQPAEGTVTLNADGSYSFAPGTDFDDLAVGESRTVSFDFTADDGKGSTDTGTITIEVTGTNDAPTAIDLTANSINENDGGAVIGTLSTTDIDTSDTHTYSVSDDRFEAVDDGTGTMVLKLKDGQSLDHENEPSVTLTVTADDGHGGTFDQDITINVTDLNEAVTANDGAETTSENVSLDGMVTASDLDGDAISYSLDGQPAEGTVTLNADGSYSFAPGTDFDDLAVGESRTVSFDFTADDGKGSTDTGTVTIEVTGTNDAPTAIDLTANSINENDGGAVIGTLSTTDIDTSDTHTYTVSDDRFEAVDDGTGTMVLKLKDGQSLDHESEPTVTLTVTADDGHGGTFDQDITINVADVNEAVTANDGAETTSENVSLDGTVTASDLDGDAISYSLDGQPAQGTVTLNADGSYSFAPGTDFDDLAVGESRTVSFDFTADDGKGSTDTGTVTIEVTGTNDAPTAIDLTANSINENDGGAVIGTLSTTDIDTSDTHTYTVSDDRFEAVDDGTGTMVLKLKDGQSLDHESEPTVTLTVTADDGHGGTFDQDITINVADVNEAVTANDGAETTSENVSLDGMVTASDLDGDAISYSLDGQPAQGTVTLNADGSYSFAPGTDFDDLAVGESRTVSFDFTADDGKGSTDTGTVTIEVTGTNDAPTAIDLTANSINENDSGAVIGTLSTTDIDTSDTHTYTVSDDRFEAVDDGTGTMVLKLKDGQSLDHESEPTVTLTVTADDGHGGTFDQDITINVADVNEAVTANDGAETTSENVSLDGTVTASDLDGDAISYSLDGQPTEGTVTLNADGSYSFAPGTDFDDLAVGESRTVSFDFTADDGKGSTDTGTVTIEVTGTNDAPTAIDLTANSINENDGGAVIGTLSTTDIDTSDTHTYTVSDDRFEAVDDGTGTMVLKLKDGQSLDHESEPTVTLTVTADDGHGGTFDQDITINVADVNEAVTANDGAETTSENVSLDGMVTASDLDGDAISYSLDGQPTEGTVTLNADGSYSFAPGTDFDDLAVGESRTSPLTLPPMMARAQRTPAPSPLK, encoded by the coding sequence ATGGCTGACACCAATATTCCAGACAAAACGACCAACAGCACCATCTCCAAACAGGAGGTAACCCGAACACAACAGGCGGCACAAAAAGCCGAATTGGAAAAATCGGTTTCCGACTATGATACCGGAGACAGCCTGGCTGCCCGTCAGGACATTCTGAACCCCAATCTGCATTACGGCCTGTTGAACGAGACCGAACTCGAACTTCCACAAACGGTAAGCGGCCCCGCTGAAAGCGGCGTTTCTAGCCTTCAGTCCGGCTCTTTCAATGGTGGACAGAGCAATGATCTTGCCAGCCCTTCAAGTCCTGTTGCCCCTTCGCCCCTGTCTCAGCCCAGCCTGTCAGCCTCAGATGAGATCATCGCGGACGATACCCAATCAGGCCCAAGGTCCATCGATCACAGTGGCGACGCGCAGCTTCAGTCCACGGCCGCCCTTGATACGGCCCGCACAGTCAGCGCCCCCATTGAGACTTTCGCTGCTCCGACACAATCGTCCAACACTGGCGCGCCTACACCAACAAGTGTGGGGACAGCCGACAAGCCGAACAATCCCGTTGAAGCCATCGACCAATCCCAGACCACTTCTGAGAATGTAAGCCTTGATGGCATGGTTACGGCCAGTGACCTTGACGGGGATGCGATCAGCTACAGCCTTGATGGCCAGCCTGCGGAAGGCACCGTCACGCTCAATGCAGATGGATCCTACAGCTTTGCTCCGGGCACGGATTTTGATGATCTGGCCGTGGGTGAGAGCCGCACCGTCTCCTTTGACTTCACCGCCGATGATGGCAAGGGGTCCACAGATACCGGCACCATCACCATTGAAGTGACCGGCACCAATGATGCACCAACCGCCATTGATCTTACCGCCAACAGCATCAATGAGAATGATGGCGGCGCGGTGATCGGCACGCTCTCGACCACAGACATCGATACGTCTGATACCCACACATACTCTGTCTCTGATGACCGGTTTGAAGCGGTGGATGATGGTACGGGCACCATGGTGCTCAAGCTCAAGGATGGTCAGTCCCTTGATCATGAGAACGAGCCGTCTGTCACCCTTACCGTCACAGCCGATGATGGCCATGGCGGCACCTTCGATCAGGACATCACCATCAATGTGACTGACCTCAATGAGGCGGTCACCGCCAATGATGGTGCCGAGACCACCTCGGAGAATGTAAGCCTTGATGGCATGGTCACGGCCAGTGACCTTGATGGGGATGCGATCAGCTACAGCCTTGATGGCCAGCCTGCGGAAGGCACCGTCACGCTCAATGCAGATGGCTCCTACAGCTTTGCACCGGGCACGGACTTTGATGATCTGGCCGTGGGCGAGAGCCGCACCGTCTCCTTTGACTTCACCGCCGATGATGGCAAGGGGTCCACAGACACCGGCACCGTCACCATTGAAGTGACCGGCACCAATGATGCGCCCACCGCCATTGATCTTACCGCCAACAGCATCAATGAGAATGATGGCGGCGCGGTGATCGGCACGCTCTCGACCACAGACATCGATACGTCTGATACCCACACATACACTGTCTCTGATGACCGGTTTGAAGCGGTGGATGATGGCACGGGCACCATGGTGCTCAAGCTCAAGGATGGTCAGTCCCTTGATCATGAGAGCGAGCCAACCGTTACCCTCACCGTCACAGCCGATGATGGCCATGGCGGCACCTTCGATCAGGACATCACCATCAATGTGGCCGATGTGAATGAGGCGGTCACCGCCAATGATGGTGCCGAGACCACCTCGGAGAATGTAAGCCTTGATGGCACGGTCACGGCCAGTGACCTTGATGGGGATGCGATCAGCTACAGCCTTGATGGCCAGCCTGCGCAAGGCACCGTCACGCTCAATGCAGATGGCTCCTACAGCTTTGCACCGGGCACGGACTTTGATGATCTGGCCGTGGGCGAGAGCCGCACCGTCTCCTTTGACTTTACCGCCGATGATGGCAAGGGGTCGACAGATACCGGCACCGTCACCATTGAAGTGACCGGCACCAATGATGCCCCCACCGCCATTGATCTTACCGCCAACAGCATCAATGAGAATGATGGCGGCGCGGTGATCGGCACGCTCTCGACCACAGACATCGATACGTCTGATACCCACACATACACTGTCTCTGACGACCGGTTTGAAGCGGTGGATGATGGCACGGGCACCATGGTGCTCAAGCTCAAGGATGGTCAGTCCCTTGATCACGAGAGCGAGCCAACCGTCACCCTCACCGTCACAGCCGACGATGGCCATGGTGGCACCTTTGATCAGGACATCACCATCAATGTGGCTGATGTGAATGAGGCGGTTACCGCCAATGATGGTGCCGAGACCACCTCGGAGAATGTAAGCCTTGATGGCATGGTCACGGCCAGTGACCTTGACGGGGATGCGATCAGCTACAGCCTTGATGGCCAGCCTGCGCAAGGCACCGTCACGCTCAATGCAGATGGCTCCTACAGCTTTGCACCGGGCACGGACTTTGATGATCTGGCCGTGGGTGAGAGCCGCACCGTCTCCTTTGACTTTACCGCCGATGATGGCAAGGGCTCAACGGACACCGGCACCGTCACCATTGAAGTGACCGGCACCAATGATGCCCCCACCGCCATTGATCTTACCGCCAACAGCATCAATGAGAATGATAGCGGCGCGGTGATCGGCACGCTCTCGACCACAGACATCGATACGTCTGATACCCACACATACACTGTCTCTGATGACCGGTTTGAAGCGGTGGATGATGGCACGGGCACCATGGTGCTCAAGCTCAAGGATGGTCAGTCCCTTGATCATGAGAGCGAGCCAACCGTCACCCTCACCGTCACAGCCGATGATGGCCATGGCGGCACCTTCGATCAGGACATCACCATCAATGTGGCCGATGTGAATGAGGCGGTCACCGCCAATGATGGTGCCGAGACCACCTCGGAGAATGTAAGCCTTGATGGCACGGTCACGGCCAGTGACCTTGACGGGGATGCAATCAGCTACAGCCTTGATGGCCAGCCGACTGAGGGCACCGTCACGCTCAATGCAGATGGCTCCTACAGCTTTGCCCCGGGCACGGACTTTGATGATCTGGCCGTGGGCGAAAGCCGCACCGTCTCCTTTGACTTTACCGCCGATGATGGCAAGGGGTCCACAGACACCGGCACCGTCACCATTGAAGTGACCGGCACCAATGATGCACCAACCGCCATTGATCTTACCGCCAACAGCATCAATGAGAATGATGGCGGCGCGGTGATCGGCACGCTCTCGACCACAGACATCGATACGTCTGATACCCACACATACACTGTCTCTGACGACCGGTTTGAAGCGGTGGATGATGGCACGGGCACCATGGTGCTCAAGCTCAAGGATGGTCAGTCCCTTGATCACGAGAGCGAGCCAACCGTCACCCTCACCGTCACAGCCGACGATGGCCATGGTGGCACCTTTGATCAGGACATCACCATCAATGTGGCTGATGTGAATGAGGCGGTTACCGCCAATGATGGTGCCGAGACCACCTCGGAGAATGTAAGCCTTGATGGCATGGTCACGGCCAGTGACCTTGACGGGGATGCGATCAGCTACAGCCTTGATGGCCAGCCGACTGAAGGCACCGTCACGCTCAATGCAGATGGCTCCTACAGCTTTGCACCGGGCACGGACTTTGATGATCTGGCCGTGGGTGAGAGCCGCACGTCTCCTTTGACTTTACCGCCGATGATGGCAAGGGCTCAACGGACACCGGCACCGTCACCATTGAAGTGA